In the Scomber japonicus isolate fScoJap1 chromosome 18, fScoJap1.pri, whole genome shotgun sequence genome, one interval contains:
- the prmt1 gene encoding protein arginine N-methyltransferase 1 isoform X2 — protein sequence MAAPAERMEVSQGESSAKPAAEDMTSKDYYFDSYAHFGIHEEMLKDEVRTLTYRNSMFHNKHLFKDKVVLDVGSGTGILCMFAAKAGAKKVIGIECSSISDYAVKIVKANKMDDVVTIIKGKVEEVDLPVEGVDIIISEWMGYCLFYESMLNTVIYARDKWLKPDGLIFPDRATLYVTAIEDRQYKDYKIHWWENVYGFDMSCIKEVAIKEPLVDVVDPKQLVSSACLIKEVDIYTVKADDLTFTSPFCLQVKRNDYIHALVTYFNIEFTRCHKRTGFSTSPESPYTHWKQTVFYLDDYLTVKTGEEIFGTISMKPNVKNNRDLDFTVDIDFKGQLCEMSKTSEYRMR from the exons gtttctcagGGGGAGAGCTCAGCCAAGCCTGCAGCTGAAGATATGACGTCAAAGGACTACTACTTCGACTCATATGCCCACTTTGGCATCCATGAG GAGATGTTGAAAGATGAGGTTCGGACCCTTACCTACCGCAACTCCATGTTCCACAACAAGCATCTGTTTAAAGACAAGGTGGTGCTGGACGTGGGCAGCGGGACAGGAATTCTCTGCATGTTTGCTGCCAAAGCTGGAGCCAAGAAAGTTATAGGG ATTGAGTGCAGCAGCATCTCTGACTACGCTGTCAAAATCGTCAAGGCCAACAAGATGGATGATG TTGTGACCATCATCAAGgggaaggtggaggaggtggatcTGCCAGTGGAGGGAGTGGACATCATCATATCAGAGTGGATGGGCTACTGCCTCTTCTATGAGTCCATGCTCAACACAGTCATTTATGCCAGGGACAAATGGctg AAGCCAGATGGTCTCATTTTCCCAGACAGGGCGACCCTTTATGTCACTGCCATCGAAGACAGGCAGTACAAGGACTACAAAATCCACT ggtggGAGAACGTGTATGGATTTGATATGTCATGCATCAAGGAGGTGGCAATTAAGGAACCTCTGGTGGATGTGGTGGATCCTAAACAGCTGGTCAGCAGTGCCTGTCTCATCAAG gaggtGGACATCTACACAGTGAAGGCAGACGACCTGACCTTCACCTCGCCGTTCTGCCTGCAGGTGAAGAGGAATGACTACATCCATGCTCTGGTCACCTACTTCAACATCGAGTTCACCCGCTGTCACAAGAGGACCGGCTTCTCCACCA GCCCAGAATCTCCCTACACCCACTGGAAGCAGACTGTCTTCTACCTGGATGATTACCTGACTGTGAAGACTGGTGAGGAGATCTTTGGCACCATCAGCATGAAGCCCAATGTGaagaacaat AGGGACCTGGACTTCACCGTAGACATCGACTTCAAGGGTCAGCTGTGTGAGATGTCCAAGACGTCAGAGTACAGGATGCGTTag
- the prmt1 gene encoding protein arginine N-methyltransferase 1 isoform X1, protein MAAPAERMEVSQGESSAKPAAEDMTSKDYYFDSYAHFGIHEEMLKDEVRTLTYRNSMFHNKHLFKDKVVLDVGSGTGILCMFAAKAGAKKVIGIECSSISDYAVKIVKANKMDDVVTIIKGKVEEVDLPVEGVDIIISEWMGYCLFYESMLNTVIYARDKWLKPDGLIFPDRATLYVTAIEDRQYKDYKIHWWENVYGFDMSCIKEVAIKEPLVDVVDPKQLVSSACLIKEVDIYTVKADDLTFTSPFCLQVKRNDYIHALVTYFNIEFTRCHKRTGFSTSPESPYTHWKQTVFYLDDYLTVKTGEEIFGTISMKPNVKNNVSTTVWFFSSFKQCICYHQSSIWLLCASV, encoded by the exons gtttctcagGGGGAGAGCTCAGCCAAGCCTGCAGCTGAAGATATGACGTCAAAGGACTACTACTTCGACTCATATGCCCACTTTGGCATCCATGAG GAGATGTTGAAAGATGAGGTTCGGACCCTTACCTACCGCAACTCCATGTTCCACAACAAGCATCTGTTTAAAGACAAGGTGGTGCTGGACGTGGGCAGCGGGACAGGAATTCTCTGCATGTTTGCTGCCAAAGCTGGAGCCAAGAAAGTTATAGGG ATTGAGTGCAGCAGCATCTCTGACTACGCTGTCAAAATCGTCAAGGCCAACAAGATGGATGATG TTGTGACCATCATCAAGgggaaggtggaggaggtggatcTGCCAGTGGAGGGAGTGGACATCATCATATCAGAGTGGATGGGCTACTGCCTCTTCTATGAGTCCATGCTCAACACAGTCATTTATGCCAGGGACAAATGGctg AAGCCAGATGGTCTCATTTTCCCAGACAGGGCGACCCTTTATGTCACTGCCATCGAAGACAGGCAGTACAAGGACTACAAAATCCACT ggtggGAGAACGTGTATGGATTTGATATGTCATGCATCAAGGAGGTGGCAATTAAGGAACCTCTGGTGGATGTGGTGGATCCTAAACAGCTGGTCAGCAGTGCCTGTCTCATCAAG gaggtGGACATCTACACAGTGAAGGCAGACGACCTGACCTTCACCTCGCCGTTCTGCCTGCAGGTGAAGAGGAATGACTACATCCATGCTCTGGTCACCTACTTCAACATCGAGTTCACCCGCTGTCACAAGAGGACCGGCTTCTCCACCA GCCCAGAATCTCCCTACACCCACTGGAAGCAGACTGTCTTCTACCTGGATGATTACCTGACTGTGAAGACTGGTGAGGAGATCTTTGGCACCATCAGCATGAAGCCCAATGTGaagaacaatgtaagcacaacagtttggtttttttcttcttttaaacaaTGTATTTGTTATCACCAGTCCTCCATTTGGTTGCTGTGTGCATCAGTGTGA
- the prmt1 gene encoding protein arginine N-methyltransferase 1 isoform X3, whose protein sequence is MAAPAERMEGESSAKPAAEDMTSKDYYFDSYAHFGIHEEMLKDEVRTLTYRNSMFHNKHLFKDKVVLDVGSGTGILCMFAAKAGAKKVIGIECSSISDYAVKIVKANKMDDVVTIIKGKVEEVDLPVEGVDIIISEWMGYCLFYESMLNTVIYARDKWLKPDGLIFPDRATLYVTAIEDRQYKDYKIHWWENVYGFDMSCIKEVAIKEPLVDVVDPKQLVSSACLIKEVDIYTVKADDLTFTSPFCLQVKRNDYIHALVTYFNIEFTRCHKRTGFSTSPESPYTHWKQTVFYLDDYLTVKTGEEIFGTISMKPNVKNNRDLDFTVDIDFKGQLCEMSKTSEYRMR, encoded by the exons GGGGAGAGCTCAGCCAAGCCTGCAGCTGAAGATATGACGTCAAAGGACTACTACTTCGACTCATATGCCCACTTTGGCATCCATGAG GAGATGTTGAAAGATGAGGTTCGGACCCTTACCTACCGCAACTCCATGTTCCACAACAAGCATCTGTTTAAAGACAAGGTGGTGCTGGACGTGGGCAGCGGGACAGGAATTCTCTGCATGTTTGCTGCCAAAGCTGGAGCCAAGAAAGTTATAGGG ATTGAGTGCAGCAGCATCTCTGACTACGCTGTCAAAATCGTCAAGGCCAACAAGATGGATGATG TTGTGACCATCATCAAGgggaaggtggaggaggtggatcTGCCAGTGGAGGGAGTGGACATCATCATATCAGAGTGGATGGGCTACTGCCTCTTCTATGAGTCCATGCTCAACACAGTCATTTATGCCAGGGACAAATGGctg AAGCCAGATGGTCTCATTTTCCCAGACAGGGCGACCCTTTATGTCACTGCCATCGAAGACAGGCAGTACAAGGACTACAAAATCCACT ggtggGAGAACGTGTATGGATTTGATATGTCATGCATCAAGGAGGTGGCAATTAAGGAACCTCTGGTGGATGTGGTGGATCCTAAACAGCTGGTCAGCAGTGCCTGTCTCATCAAG gaggtGGACATCTACACAGTGAAGGCAGACGACCTGACCTTCACCTCGCCGTTCTGCCTGCAGGTGAAGAGGAATGACTACATCCATGCTCTGGTCACCTACTTCAACATCGAGTTCACCCGCTGTCACAAGAGGACCGGCTTCTCCACCA GCCCAGAATCTCCCTACACCCACTGGAAGCAGACTGTCTTCTACCTGGATGATTACCTGACTGTGAAGACTGGTGAGGAGATCTTTGGCACCATCAGCATGAAGCCCAATGTGaagaacaat AGGGACCTGGACTTCACCGTAGACATCGACTTCAAGGGTCAGCTGTGTGAGATGTCCAAGACGTCAGAGTACAGGATGCGTTag